One genomic window of Quercus lobata isolate SW786 chromosome 9, ValleyOak3.0 Primary Assembly, whole genome shotgun sequence includes the following:
- the LOC115961509 gene encoding uncharacterized protein LOC115961509: MTAAIRMLDYGVSTDFTDEYIRIGETTTIKCLKKFVKAVVSIFSEEYLRSPNNNDIARLLAVGQHRGFPGMLGSIDCMHWKWKNCPSKWKGQYIGHTLDPTIILEIVVLYDLWIWHAFFELPRSHNDINVLEWSSVFSELAEGRAPLVNYSINGNNYSMGYYLVDGIYPSWAIFVKTIPAPQNRKIQHFASAQEAVRKDVERSFGVLQARFAIVCGPARFSHLETFKDIMMACIILHNMIVEDERHTYLGANDFDYDQINNNGPKPVSHNPTCNLMQFIKRDNSIRDRRIHSQLQADLVKHLWQLQGQS, encoded by the coding sequence ATGACCGCTGCAATCAGAATGCTTGATTATGGAGTGTCGACTGATTTCACGGATGAATACATAAGGATTGGAGaaaccactacaataaaatgcttaaaaaaatttgttaaagcaGTAGTTTCAATCTTTTCTGAAGAGTACTTGAGGTCACCAAACAACAATGACATTGCAAGGTTGTTAGCGGTTGGCCAACACCGTGGATTTCCAGGAATGCTGGGGAGCATCGACTGCATGCATTGGAAATGGAAGAATTGTCCAAGTAAGTGGAAAGGTCAATATATTGGTCATACCCTTGATCCAACGATAATTTTGGAAATTGTGGTGTTGTATGACCTTTGGATATGGCATGCATTTTTTGAGTTACCGAGGTCTCACAATGACATCAATGTCCTAGAGTGGTCTTCTGTATTTTCTGAGCTTGCTGAAGGGCGTGCTCCTCTGGTTAATTACTCGATAAATGGTAATAACTATTCGATGGGGTACTATCTTGTAGATGGTATATATCCATCATGGGCAATATTTGTCAAAACAATTCCAGCACCACAAAACCGTAAAATACAACATTTTGCTTCCGCACAAGAGGCGGTCAGGAAGGATGTCGAACGTTCATTTGGAGTACTTCAAGCGCGATTTGCAATTGTGTGCGGGCCTGCACGTTTTTCCCACCTTGAAACGTTTAAGGACATTATGATGGCATGTATAATATTGCATAATATGATCGTTGAAGATGAGCGACATACTTACCTTGGAGCAAATGACTTTGATTATGATCAAATCAACAATAATGGACCCAAACCGGTGTCACATAATCCCACTTGTAACCTTATGCAGTTCATTAAACGTGATAATTCCATTAGAGATAGAAGAATTCATTCTCAACTTCAAGCAGATCTCGTCAAGCATCTATGGCAACTACAAGGCCAATCGTAG